The genomic region CAGGGTGTACTGTGCAGGCTGTTGGTTCCAGTCCAGCACTAACACAGCTGATAAATAATGGTTTATGTATAAATAATGGTGTGAATGTTAATACTAGGAACAAATGTTCTTTGTGACTATGTCAATTATGTAATAGTTGGATATTAATGTTCTGTGTTGTGTTCCAGCTTTGTTCTCCCAGGTGGCAGTGTTGGCTACGGTTCTAGCCCTGGTGGTCATCCTCATCATctccatcatcatcctcatcgcTGTGTGGAGGAAGGTGAGACTACACAAAGACACAGTGAACAATGTTTAAACAACTATGCAAAAATGCATTACGATTACTAACTCACTCATGGTATTACAATGTGCCTGAGTGATTGGGTAACTCTCACTCTTGTGTGTTGCCTCAGAAGCCTCGCTACGAGATCAGGTGGAAGGTGATCGAGTCAGTGAGTGTGGACGGACATGAGTATATCTACGTTGACCCCATCCATCTGCCCTATGACCTTGCCTGGGAGATGCCCCGAGACAACCTGGTGCTGGGTAAGGACTAGGAACCATGGGGGAACGGGGTACCCCCAATCTTTATTTGATGGTGTATTTAATAGGGACAGATGCAAGTTACATATTGACTGTTCTGATTTGGGCAATGTTTGTGTTTCTGACTTGGGCAATATTTGTGTTGTGTTCCAGGTCGTACTCTTGGGTCCGGAGCATTCGGCAGGGTGGTCGAAGCGACCGCATATGGTCTCGGTCATTCCCAGTCCAGCACGAAAGTGGCAGTGAAAATGCTCAAATGTAAGTGAGAACAATAATCTTCAGCATAGAGGTAGTTTTAAGCCTGTATGCCAGtctgttttaataataataataataataataatatgccatttagcagacgcttttatccaaagcgacttacagtcatgcgtgcatacatttttgtgtatgggtggtcccggggatcaaacccactaccttggcgttacaagcgcggtgctctaccagctgagctacagaggaccacccatacccaTACCCCATGCTTTAGTTCTCTGACCTCCGACCTCTCTGTCCTCTGACCACCAGCTACGGCCAGGAGGAGTGAGACACAGGCTCTGATGTCAGAGCTGAAGATCATGAGCCACCTGGGGCCTCACCTCAACATCGTCAACCTGCTGGGGGCCTGCACCAAACAGGGTGAGCCCATCACCACAGCAACATTCACAAGCTCACAGCCTAATGTCATTCGTCTCTGAAGTCCCAGACCTAGGGCAACAGCATGTATGCGGGAACATTGTTAATGTGGGAGGCAACCCATCTGCCTAGGGAGACTATAACGTCGTAGCTACAAACGTTTTTTTTTTGACTAACTATGTAATTGTATGTGTAAATTCTTCCCCAGTGAAAATAAATTATTTCCCTTTTTGTGGCGCTCAACCTCTCAGGCCCTCTCTACCTGGTGACAGAGTACTGTCGCTATGGAGACCTGGTGGACTACTTACACAGGAACAAGCACACGTTCCTGCAGTACTACGCTGAGAAGAACCAGGAGGACTCTGGCTGCCGCATCTCTGGAGGGAGCACTCCTCTCAGCCAGAGGAAAGGGTGAGAGCTACCTCCTCATCTGGGGGTTCACTCAGGTTTTCGTTTGGAAGATAAAGAAGAGGTTAGCTCTCACCCTTTCCTCTGGCTGAGTGAAACAGTGCGTGGATCAAGTACAACCACATATTAATGGGAGAAAAAAAgacatacatatgtaggatcttaatttgatcaccctgttgcaggataacttttctGCAATGCAGGAAAGGTAAACTTGTTGTTTATTTGAGGTTTTAGAAGGATTCTGAAGTTTGtcgtttccactttgaaatttagTAATTACAGTTTAGGTTTagttacaaaaaatgtatcaaccacaAAAAAAtaatccattaattataatccacataataatttgcatttcctgctgctgcaggattattttcctgctgtagcaaactggctcaaattaagattctacatctgtagaCTTTCAGTCACAAAAATGAGGCCATACAGACATAGAACTGGCCATGTGTTTTTTTCCTCCATTATACATTATCCTAATGTGTCCCAAATATCTTGGCAGCTACGTGTCATTTGGCAGTGAGTGTGACGGTGGTTACATGGACATGAGTAAGGACGAGCCCACAGTGTACGTCCCCATGCAGGAGCTGAAAGACACCATCAAATACGCTGACATCCAGGCTTCTCCATATGAGTCTCCCTACCAGCACGACCTTTACCAGGAACAAGGTACAGAGTCCAAGAAATACAGAGCCATAACAAAGCCCAAGCGTACTGTATACTTTGTATACTTTAGGTCTATGATATGCCAAACATATGGGAAGCACATGAGATCAAGAAAGGACAGGAGGATGGGAAAGGACagttttattgtttattttaccTACAGAAGCCTCTATGTATAccttatgatcccttattgatgtcacttgttaaatccacttcaatcagtgtagctgaaggggaggagacaggttaaagaaggatttttaagccttgaggcagttgagacatggattgtgtatgtgtgccattcagagggtgaatgggcaagacaaaatatttaagtgcctttgaacggggtatggtagtaggtgccaggcgcaccggtttgtgtcaagaactgcaatgctgctgggttattcacgctcaacagtttcccgtgtgtatcaagaatggtccaccacccaaaggacatccagctaacttgacacaactgtgggaagcattggagtcaacatgggccagtatccctatCTTCCTACTATTGAGGTGTACCCCATTCAaggacacttaaatattttgtcttgcccattcaccctctgaatggcacacatacacaatccatgtctcaattgtctcaaggtttaaaaatccttctttaacctgtctcctccccttcatctacactgattgaagtgtatttaacaagtgacatcaataagggatcataactttcacctggattcacctggccagtctgtcatggaaagagcaggtgttcttaatgttttgtatactcaccTGAAAATCTATTCACCTTTACGTTGTCTCTCTTTTTGACCTCATTAATGAACCCTTCAATCCATGTCTCTGCTCTATCTCCAGACCAGAACACAGTGGACTCTGCCCTGTTCATCAGTGACTCTACCACCCTCAGCTATTCTGACCTCATCGGCTTCAGCTACCAGGTGGCCAAGGGCATGGAGTTCCTCGCCTCCAAGAACGTATGTAATGTTCTATTTATTCAGCCTTTATTTATTACATGGAATCTAAAGTGCAGTAGATATGGATATAGAATGTACTTCAGCATCAATAGTTAATGTCCCGTCTGACCTTGGCTTCCTGTAACCCTGACGTTTAAatgggcaatcagcagttgaaacaataacaaagcatctTCACCGTCACTGTTTTGGTTAAAAGCTGATCGATGGgcttggagaaatgtaaccactctcaaatagacagagctatggatgcaacaACTGATATAAAATGATAGTttgatatatacactgaacaaaaatataaacgcaacatgtaaagtattggtcccatgtttcatgagctgaaataaaagatcccagacattttccatatgcacaaaaagcttatttctctcaaatgttgtgcacaaatttgtttacaagtTTACaaaaggccactgtaaaatgtgcagttttgtcacacaacacaatgccacagatgtctcaagttttgagggagtgtgcaattggcatgctgactgcagtaatgtccaccagagctgttgccagagaattgaatgttaatttctctaccattttagagaatttggcagtacgtccaaccggcctcacaaccgcacgtgtatggcgttgtgtttGAGCATCATAATGTACGGCTCCATGTCACAacaatctgtacacaattcctggaaacttccatggcctgcatactcatcagacatgtcacccattgagcatatttcagttccagccaatatccagcaactaagcacagccattgaagaggagtgggacaacattccacaggccacaatcaacagcctgatcaaatctatgcgaaggagatgtgtggtGGTCACACCATATACTGAATGGTTTTCTGATCCCCACAcccataccttttttttaaggtatctgtgaccaacatatgcatatctgtattcccagtcatgtgcaatccatagattagggcctaatttatttatttcatttaactgatttacttatatgaactgaacctcagtaaaatctttgaaattgtttcgtgttgcatttatatttttattcagtatatatatagttgaagtcggaagtttacatacacttaggttggagtcattcaaactcgtttttcaaccacttcacaaatttcttgataacaaactatagttttggcaagtcggttaggacatctaccttgTTAGGACATCTACCATCTATCTAATTACcttgtaatttttccaacaaatgtttacagacagatcatttcacttataattcactgtatcacaattccagtgggtcagaagtttacatacactaagttgactgtacctttaaacaacttggaaaaatccagaaaatgatgtcatggctttataagcttctgataggctaattgacatcatttgagtcaattggaggtgtacctgtgtatgtatttcaaggcctaccttcaaactcagtgcctctttgcttgacatcatgggaatatcaaaagaaatcatccaagacctcagaaaaaagtatggttcatcattgggagtattttccaaatgcctgaaggtaccacgttcatctatacaaataatagtacgcaagtataaacaccatgggaccatgcagccgtcataccgctcaggaaggagacgcgttctgtctcctagagatgaatgtactttggtgcgaaaagtgcaaatcaatcccagaacaacagcaaaggaccttgtgaagatgctagaggaaacaggtacaaaagtatctatatccacagtaaaacgagtcctatatcgacataacctgaaaggccgctcagcaaggaagaagccacagctccaaaaccgccatagaaaagccagactacggtttgcaactgcacatggggacaaagatcgtactttttggagaaatgtcctctggtctgatgaaacaaaaatagaactgtttggccataatgaccatcgtcatgtttggaggaaaaaggcggttgcttgcaagccgaagaacaccatcccaaccatgaagcacgggggtggcagcatcatgctgtgggggtgctttgctgcaggagggactggtgcacttcataaaatagatggcatcatgaggaaggaaaatttatgtggatatattgaagcaacatctcaagacatcagtcaggaagttaaagcttggtcgcaaatgggtcttccaaatggacagtgaccccaagcatacttccaaagttgtggcaaaatggcttatgtataacaaagtcaaggtattggagtggccatcacaaagccctgacctcaatcgtatagaacatttgtggttagaactgaaaaagtgtgtgcgagcaaggaggcctacaaacctgactcagttaaaccagctctgtcaggaggaatgggccaaaattcacccaacttattgtgggaagcttgtggaaggctacccgaaacgtttgacccaagttaaacaatttaaaggcaatgctaccaaatacgaattgagtgtatgtaaacttctgacccactgggaatgtgatgaaagaaataaaagctgaaataaatcattcttaaaataaagtggtgatcgtaacttacctaagacagggaatttttactaggattaaatgtcaggaattgtgaaaaactgagtttaaatgtatttggctaaggtgtatgtaaacttccaacttcaactgtaaaaaattatacattaaatacaattatttgatatcaacaacaacaacaaattgaggctatacagtgtttgtttacatacatttggtttacaaacattggagtaaaacaatctTATATTTTGGGTCCTGATGGGGTACAGAATCCATTGGTGGAagaagtacccaattgtcatacttgagtaaaaataaagataccttaatagaaaatgaatcaagtaaaagtgaaagtcatccaataaaatactacttgagaaaaagtcaaagtatttggttttaaatataaaaaaatatatacttaagtatcaaaagtaaaagtaaatgtataactcatttcaaattccttatattaagcaaaccagacggcaccattttcttgtttcttttttatttacggataaccaggggcatactccaacaaagcatttgtgtttagtgagtccttcacatcagaggcagtagagatgccaggcatgttctcttgataagtccgtgaattggaccattttcctgtcctgctaagcattcaaaatgtaactagtacttttgggtgtcagggaaaatgtatggagtaaaaagtacattattttttttaggaatgtagtgaagtaaaagtagttttacttaagtactttacaccactgacagAATCAGAATCCCTTTTACTGTCCTACAAGAGGAAAATCGTGGCACAGCTTACACAGGAATACCTAAAACAAATATGAAAACACAGAAGAAACAAACAACAGTGTTGGTGATGCTTACAGAGGACTGGGTGTTATCTATCCTCACGGCCTGAGGTCTGCCACTTCAACAGTTGTGGATCCAGCGAATGATGTTGGGAGATACGTCCAGGTTATTGAGCTTCTGGATCATAGTGTGTCGTTGGATGGTGTTGAAGGCAGAGCTGAAATCCACGAACGGGATGTGTGCGTAATTTCCCATTCCCTCCATGTGTTCCAGCAGCCTGTGCAGCCTGCAGACCACCGTGTCATCAATTCCTCTCCCCGCTTAGTAACAAACTGGTAGGGATCAAGGGAGGAGTGAAGGATGGGTAGTAGTAGGATGTTAAGAACCAGTCTTTCCAAGAAAATCATGATCAGTGACGTGAGAGCAACTGGCCGGTTGAACTCAGTCGGGGTAGACATTTTATGAATGGGGAATGGGGACGATGGTAGATGTTTTCCATAGGGTGGGGATTGTGCCAGTGGAGGGGAGTCAGTGAAGTGGAGGGCATCCAGCAGGTTCTCACAGATTCTGGATCATAGTGGGTATCAAAACGTGGATAACAAAACGTGAGAAGTAGTGGTTGAGGTCGTTGGACAAGGCGATTGGGTCATCATGGGCAGGTGGAGATGGTTTGTCAGAGTAGCCTGCCAACTTCCTGACTTTTTGAAAGGCCTGCTTAGCGTTCATGTTGCTGAATTCCTCCACCTTCTCCTTGTACCTTAGTTTGCTCATTAGATGGCATGTTTGAGGGAGCTGTTCAGTTGGCGTAGGGACTGCATATCCCGATGGGAGAACGCAAACTTCTTCATGCTTAATGCGTTTTTGATCTCACCATTAATCAATGGTTTGTCGTTCGGAAATACCCTGGTGGTTCTTGTGGAGATCACACAGTTTATACAGAACTTTATACTGTCCGTTATTGTGGTACGCATTTCATCAAAAAtgaatgtagcaactgcagattgccctttTAACCCTCTCCTCCCCAGTGTGTCCATCGTGACCTGGCCGCCAGGAACGTGTTGATCTGTGAGGGGAAACTGGTGAAGATCTGTGACTTTGGCCTAGCCAGAGACATCATGCACGACTCCAACTACATCTCCAAAGGCAGCGTGAGTGGCAGGGTCactcatacacatacacatacacatacacatgaaATAACACAACGTTTGAAAGATAACAGTAAAACACCATTTAAACACCATAAATGACAACTTTCAACCGACTTAAATTGTAAGCTATAACTGCTGCTGTAACCTACCTCTCAGTACCTGGCTGATGCTAACATTATCTCTAATTCTGGCCCTTTCAGACGTTCCTGCCCTTGAAGTGGATGGCCCCAGAGAGTATCTTCCATAACCTGTACACCACCCTGAGTGACGTGTGGTCCTACGGCATCCTCCTCTGGGAGATCTTCACCCTTGGTACGTGGACGGGAAACGGAATCCATTCATTATTAACTGATAGATCGAAGACGAGATTACTGTTTGATTAAACCGAAACAACCCATTAACTGGAATTAATTCAGAAATATCAGTAGTAGCATGAGCAGAACTTTTGATTAGATTACCTCGTTTATTTAAtgtatgttagtatagaggtttCAAAAGGCTGTCAATACCGTGTTTAAACAGACAGGCAATAAAGTTGTCTTATGAGGACAAGACGATCAGCTTGTCTAATCCTGAGTCTATTTAGGGTCAGATGAGGTCTTGTTGTTATTAGCTACAGTCAGGGTTTATTATCAATTCATTTGGGGATTTTTACAAATGCTTTTGGAAGTGCCGTGACAAGAAGAGTACCTATTGAGAAGTGGTTAATTTGGCGTGAAACCGCGTGAACGTTTTTCATGGTAAACAAAATAGGACAGGATTCTGGTATAATTCGAGATCTGAGAACTTTTGGACACTGCTGATTCAGCATGACTTCAACAGATCAGCCTTTAAATATTTGAATGGTTGATCTTTTAACAGGAGGAACCCCTTACCCTGACCTTCCAATGAATGAGCTGTTTTACAGTGCCTTAAAGAGAGGCTATCGCATGGCCAAACCTAACCACGCCACAGACGAAGTGTAAGTCTCTACCATCACTCTCAAACACCTCTCTCTAATCATGTCTTCTGTCAGTGTTCTTTTTTAGTGACATGTTCAGTTAAAATGTTCAACTAAGGAAGTAATTCTGTCCTCCAGTTATGAAGTGATGCAGAAGTGCTGGGATGAGAAGCATGAGAAGAGGCCAGAGTTCTCCTTTCTGGTGCACACCATGGGGAACATGCTCACTGACAGCTATAAAAAGGTATCCTATTAATATAGGAGTTTTTCCCTTTACACAATGCATCTGAGGACAAACAGTATTTCCACGTCCACCTATGAAAACTATCAATGTTtttgcaaaatgcatcatacggggatgatttctgtattttgaaagttacatatcttaaaaacttgattgctgacaagcaaaacattttgggactatgtcaacaatggactaacgaaacaaataccaaaagatagtttttgggtggagttttcctttaagtgtGTATTGACTATGGACAGATCTAACATTGATCACTGAGATGTATCTAATTGACTATAATTATTGGTACAGAGATACTGCCAGGTCAACGACGAGTTCTTTAAGAGTGACCACCCGGCCGTGGTCCGCACCAAACCCAggctctcctcccccttccccacCCCAGCCATCACCCCCTCCACCGCCCCTGACACCCCCCAGGACCTCAACCCCTACCCCCTAACTGGAGACTTTAGACCGGAGGCAGATGGAGAGGAAGTGACGGCCTCCTACAACGACTACATCATCCCCATCCCGGACCCCAAGCCTGAGGAGGAAGTCTTCTCCGAGGCCAACAGCTTGCCAACGGAAAGCCCCGCGAGGTATGGCTGTCTAACATACTTCCTGACTacaaacactgactgactgactgactgactgactgactgcagatGTGTGCCAAGTGCTGAGCATGCTGGAAGATAAGGCATATTTACTCTAGAGGACCTTGTATCATTACAACACCAACCCACACAGCCATATGCGCGATTGAGACAAAAGCTGTTTTATCTTACCATgtgtactgagtgtacaaaacattaagaacaccttcctaatattgagttgcaccctgcacccccctcttttgcccttagaacagcctcaattcgtcggggcatggactctacaaggtgtcgaaagcgttccacagggatgctggcccatgttgactccaatgcttcctacagttgtgtcaagttggctggatgtcctttgggtggtggaccattctagatacatacgggaaactgttgagggtgaaaaacccagcagcgttgcagttcttgacataaatcggtgcgcctggcacctactaccatactccgttcaaagacacttaagtattttgtcttgcccattcaccatctgaatggcacacatacacaatccatgtctcaattgtctcaaggcttaaaaatccttctttaacctgtctcctccccttcatctctctacactgattgaagtagatttaacaggtgacatcaataagggatcatagctttcacctggattcacctggtcagtctgtcacggaaagagcaggtgctcataatgttttgtacactcagtgttacATTTTGAGGATTTTGCATTACCTATAAGGATTGTGCATACAGTACACAGGATATTTCAACTGAAACCTCAGACAAGCAAAGCTGGCTTAAATATGATAGTTTAGGTTTTACATAGTTTGGATTTGTGGCGCAATGCTGTGCTCAAAGTATAGTTTTTACCTAAAATCCCACGTTTGTTTCTAAAGGAACGTGTGTTGTTATTCCCTGTAGTTCTCTGGCTCTGGAAGAGGACGGGGCTGATTCCATCTCccaggagacagcagaggcagACACCATTCCAGAAGAGGACGGTCTCCATGCCAACCAGGCTCTGATTCCACTGGAATCTTCTGGAACACCGGAAGTGGAAGACAGCTTCCTGTAGACCTTTAAGAAACTTGGTGAATGTATAGCAACATTCCTGAATAGCTGTAGCGCGGGGATGGGAAACTTTGATGGGAGTGGGGGCCACCATTTTTTTGTACTTATCTTGAGGGTCCGCAGTGGCACACATGTCTGCGTACCCACATGCATACCCCATTAATGCAGTCAGATCCGGCCCTAGTTAATTTCCTgccaccagttgcccatccctgcttcaGTGGATTAAGACAACATATTGCGATTTCAATGAGAAGGTGACCCTAACAACAGAAACAACTTCCACTGCTTTAGCAAATATTTCACAACTGGTACTTTCAAAATAATTCTGTGCTGAAAATCAATTCAAAAATCTATAATTACTTAGAGACAGTGACATGTATTTAATCAATGATGATTGTTGATTGATGATGATTTTAATGTAATCAATGCAAAATACTCCATATTGAAGGGAGGGACCATTTGCAAACCCTTCACATAATAATGAAG from Coregonus clupeaformis isolate EN_2021a chromosome 3, ASM2061545v1, whole genome shotgun sequence harbors:
- the LOC121544573 gene encoding platelet-derived growth factor receptor beta-like isoform X2, producing the protein MRSVRVSTLHLTTLLTALLHICPEFCCLEISPSNSEVVMAAGDSMIFTCSGWGTVGWRFKRDDNVPYFGVENQNTTSVLILDNVTWSQTGVYVCAEAWTDETTEVAVFVPDPDVWFIESSHGMVTKTSEEGTIPCVVTNPQINVTLYERDSDMHLKGVYIPSEGYRAPLEDRTYVCRGELNGEEKESQAFYVFSIAVPETIDAYINASKTVLKQGEPLTVNCTVHGVELVYFSWDYPNRDVDSIEPLTDVLSSQRMRSCLIVSKATLANTGQYVCHVHEGVQDQSATANVNITVLEQGFVELRSVQERNISAQLHQNVELRVEIEAYPPPRVRWTKDDATVNGDNTVITRQEHETRYVSTLTLVRIRTEQKGLYTVHVANGDDTKKLTFDLEVKVPPQITDLSDHHLPGKRHAVTCVAEGVPSPTIQWFSCDTMLKCSNRSTVWQPLVSDPETLSVQTNVSFNESRKVGQIRSQVIFHKPQQVTVRCEASNERGLRRRDVKLVSSTLFSQVAVLATVLALVVILIISIIILIAVWRKPRYEIRWKVIESVSVDGHEYIYVDPIHLPYDLAWEMPRDNLVLGRTLGSGAFGRVVEATAYGLGHSQSSTKVAVKMLKSTARRSETQALMSELKIMSHLGPHLNIVNLLGACTKQGPLYLVTEYCRYGDLVDYLHRNKHTFLQYYAEKNQEDSGCRISGGSTPLSQRKGYVSFGSECDGGYMDMSKDEPTVYVPMQELKDTIKYADIQASPYESPYQHDLYQEQDQNTVDSALFISDSTTLSYSDLIGFSYQVAKGMEFLASKNCVHRDLAARNVLICEGKLVKICDFGLARDIMHDSNYISKGSTFLPLKWMAPESIFHNLYTTLSDVWSYGILLWEIFTLGGTPYPDLPMNELFYSALKRGYRMAKPNHATDEVYEVMQKCWDEKHEKRPEFSFLVHTMGNMLTDSYKKRYCQVNDEFFKSDHPAVVRTKPRLSSPFPTPAITPSTAPDTPQDLNPYPLTGDFRPEADGEEVTASYNDYIIPIPDPKPEEEVFSEANSLPTESPASSLALEEDGADSISQETAEADTIPEEDGLHANQALIPLESSGTPEVEDSFL
- the LOC121544573 gene encoding platelet-derived growth factor receptor beta-like isoform X1 yields the protein MRSVRVSTLHLTTLLTALLHICPEFCCLEISPSNSEVVMAAGDSMIFTCSGWGTVGWRFKRDDNVPYFGVENQNTTSVLILDNVTWSQTGVYVCAEAWTDETTEVAVFVPDPDVWFIESSHGMVTKTSEEGTIPCVVTNPQINVTLYERDSDMHLKGVYIPSEGYRAPLEDRTYVCRGELNGEEKESQAFYVFSIAVPETIDAYINASKTVLKQGEPLTVNCTVHGVELVYFSWDYPNRDVDSIEPLTDVLSSQRMRSCLIVSKATLANTGQYVCHVHEGVQDQSATANVNITVLEQGFVELRSVQERNISAQLHQNVELRVEIEAYPPPRVRWTKDDATVNGDNTVITRQEHETRYVSTLTLVRIRTEQKGLYTVHVANGDDTKKLTFDLEVKVPPQITDLSDHHLPGKRHAVTCVAEGVPSPTIQWFSCDTMLKCSNRSTVWQPLVSDPETLSVQTNVSFNESRKVGQIRSQVIFHKPQQVTVRCEASNERGLRRRDVKLVSSTLFSQVAVLATVLALVVILIISIIILIAVWRKKPRYEIRWKVIESVSVDGHEYIYVDPIHLPYDLAWEMPRDNLVLGRTLGSGAFGRVVEATAYGLGHSQSSTKVAVKMLKSTARRSETQALMSELKIMSHLGPHLNIVNLLGACTKQGPLYLVTEYCRYGDLVDYLHRNKHTFLQYYAEKNQEDSGCRISGGSTPLSQRKGYVSFGSECDGGYMDMSKDEPTVYVPMQELKDTIKYADIQASPYESPYQHDLYQEQDQNTVDSALFISDSTTLSYSDLIGFSYQVAKGMEFLASKNCVHRDLAARNVLICEGKLVKICDFGLARDIMHDSNYISKGSTFLPLKWMAPESIFHNLYTTLSDVWSYGILLWEIFTLGGTPYPDLPMNELFYSALKRGYRMAKPNHATDEVYEVMQKCWDEKHEKRPEFSFLVHTMGNMLTDSYKKRYCQVNDEFFKSDHPAVVRTKPRLSSPFPTPAITPSTAPDTPQDLNPYPLTGDFRPEADGEEVTASYNDYIIPIPDPKPEEEVFSEANSLPTESPASSLALEEDGADSISQETAEADTIPEEDGLHANQALIPLESSGTPEVEDSFL